In Acidobacteriota bacterium, the DNA window CTCGTAGGACGTCTTGGTGTCGAGGGCGCCGGTCGGTTCGTCGGCCAGGATCACCTGCGGGGCGGTGATCAGCGCCCGGGCGATCGCCACCCGCTGCTGCTGACCGCCGGACATCTCCGTCGGCAGGTGGTTCGCCCAATCGTTGAGGCCTACTCGGTCGAGCATCTCCAGGGCCTGCCGGTTCCGCCGCCGCCGCGGCACCTGCTGGTAATAGAGCGGCAGGGCCACGTTCTCGGCGGCGGTTTTGAAGGAGATCAGATTGAAGGACTGGAACACGAAACCGAGCAACCGGTTGCGCATGCGCGCCGCCTTGCGCTCGGAGAGTTCTTTCACCGGCTCGCCGGCGAGCGAGTATTCGCCCTCGTCGTAGCTGTCCAGGATGCCGAGGATGTTGAGCAGGGTGGATTTGCCGGAACCGGAAGAGCCCATGATCGAAACCAGTTCGCCGGCGCCCACCTCGAGATCGAGGCCCTTCAACACATGTAGCCGGTTTTTCCCGACCTGGTAGGACTTGTGGAGATTCTTCAGGCTCAGCATGGTCTTGCGGTCACTCCGTGGTCCTGCGATCCGTGCAGGTCGATTTTTGGAGGGTGAACTCATCGCTCGCCCGTCGTCTTCTACGGATGGGCCGACCGGTTTGTTTCGCTCCGGGGGCACGAAATACTACCTTGGTCGTATTCGGCGCCGTGCATCTTTTGGATGCAGATTTCTCGAGTGGTCGGTGGAGAATCCTCCGGCGAGCACTCCGGAGTACGGCATGGCGGCGGCGCGGTGAGGTGACGTCTCAGAGGCGGATCGAGCGCTTGTCCGGCTCCCGGTGGCGCCGGTAGAAGATCGCGATATGGCCGATGAGGCCGGCCGACTGGCTGGCCATGCGCTCGTCGATCTCGGCCATCAGCGCCTTCTTCTCGGCCTTGTCGCCGGGGAGCTGGATCTTGATCAACTCGTGGGAGTCGAGAGCTCGCTCCATCTCCTTCCACACCCCATCCGTCAGGCCCTGTTGGCCTACCCGCACCACCGGCTTGAGGCTGTGGGCCAAGCCCCGCAGGCGTCGGCGTTGGGCGCCGGTGAGTGGGTGAGGACGGTCTTCGGCGGTGGGCTGGTTCATGGGGTCTTGTTCCAGGGTTGAGGATGCTCCGGCGGAGCGGATGGGGGATCGTAGCATTCGGTGTGGCCGGGAGCTGGTCCCTGCTACAGTCCGGCCTGCCCGGAAGGTCCGCTGCCATGAGAATTCTACGCGCCACGAGCTCTCTCGAACGCATTCCCCTCAGCCGGCCGTACACCATCGCCTACGCTTCCTTCGATGCGGTGGAGATGTGCCGGGTACGGCTCGAGGCGGACAACGGGCTGGTGGGATTGGGCTGCGGATCTCCCGCCGAGATGATCACCGGCGAAACGCCGCGCTCGGCGGAGACCGCCCTGGCGGATCGCCTGGGGGCGGTGCTGGAGGGGACGGTGCTCGAACCGCTTCCGGCCCTTCTGGCGCGCGTCGACGAGGCCTTCCGGGAAACGCCGGCGGCGCGGGCGGCCGTCGACCTGGCCCTTCACGATCTGTGGGGCAAGGGATTGGGACGCCCCCTGGTCGAGATCTTCGGACGTTGCCACCGGCGCATGGCGACCTCCGTTACCGTCGGCATCCTCGACGCGCAGGAGGCCCTCGAAGAAGCGCGCGAGTGGATGGCGCGAGGCTTCCGCTGTCTCAAGATCAAGATCGGCCGCAACCTTGAGGAGGAGCTGGAGCTGCTGACCTTGCTCCGCGCCGAGCTGGGCGATGCGGTGCGGATTCGGGTGGATGCCAACCAGGGCTACCGCGCGGACCAACTACCGATCTTGTTTTCGAGCCTCGGCCGCCTCGGCATCGAACTGGTGGAGCAGCCCTTGCCGCCGGCCGAGGACGCGGCCCTCGGCGATCTGGTGCCGGCGGATCGCCGCCTCGCGGCCGGCGACGAGAGCGTACAGACCCCCGGCGACGCCCGGCGGCTGGCCGCTCGCGGCACCTACGGCGTGTTCAACATCAAGCTGATGAAGTGTGGCGGCATCGAGCCGGCGCGGCGCATTGCGGCAACGGCGGAGGAGGCGGGGATCGGCCTGATGTGGGGCTGTATGGACGAGAGCGTCGCTAGCCTGGCCGGCGCCCTCCACGCCGCCTTCGCCAGCCCGGCGACCCGCTTCCTGGACCTCGACGGCAGTCTGGATCTGGCCCGCGATCCGGCCCGCGGCGGCTTCGAGATCGAGGATGGCATGCTGCGCCTGCTCGATCGGCCCGGCCTGGGAATAGAGGCCGCAGACTGAGCTCTACGGATGGCTCGTGGTAAGGTGCGTCGCCGTGAAAACCCCAACGATTTATAGAGTTTTAGCGCCTGCTCTGGTATGTGTCGGGCTGTGGGGCGTGGCCGGTCCGGCGGCGGCCCAGGTCAATACCGAGCGCCTGCGCCTGGGCCAGT includes these proteins:
- a CDS encoding ABC transporter ATP-binding protein — protein: MLSLKNLHKSYQVGKNRLHVLKGLDLEVGAGELVSIMGSSGSGKSTLLNILGILDSYDEGEYSLAGEPVKELSERKAARMRNRLLGFVFQSFNLISFKTAAENVALPLYYQQVPRRRRNRQALEMLDRVGLNDWANHLPTEMSGGQQQRVAIARALITAPQVILADEPTGALDTKTSYEVMEVLQDIHRAGTTVVIVTHEHDIAAMTDRSIHLVDGRIDADESSPTVPAATASPTAQGAAGATA
- a CDS encoding YhbY family RNA-binding protein; the encoded protein is MNQPTAEDRPHPLTGAQRRRLRGLAHSLKPVVRVGQQGLTDGVWKEMERALDSHELIKIQLPGDKAEKKALMAEIDERMASQSAGLIGHIAIFYRRHREPDKRSIRL
- a CDS encoding dipeptide epimerase, whose amino-acid sequence is MRILRATSSLERIPLSRPYTIAYASFDAVEMCRVRLEADNGLVGLGCGSPAEMITGETPRSAETALADRLGAVLEGTVLEPLPALLARVDEAFRETPAARAAVDLALHDLWGKGLGRPLVEIFGRCHRRMATSVTVGILDAQEALEEAREWMARGFRCLKIKIGRNLEEELELLTLLRAELGDAVRIRVDANQGYRADQLPILFSSLGRLGIELVEQPLPPAEDAALGDLVPADRRLAAGDESVQTPGDARRLAARGTYGVFNIKLMKCGGIEPARRIAATAEEAGIGLMWGCMDESVASLAGALHAAFASPATRFLDLDGSLDLARDPARGGFEIEDGMLRLLDRPGLGIEAAD